The region TTAATCATATTTTCAGGATATATGATTAAATTAGAAATTAATCTAATCATCAGATCCAACATATAATCCAGGGCAATACAACTATCCGGAATAATTATTCTTTCAACTGATGAATGTGATATATCGCGTTCGTGCCATAGTGGGATATTTTCCAAAGCCGCTATTGAATTGCTTCTTAGAATTCTAGCTAATCCGGTTATTCTTTCACTAATGATTGGATTACGTTTATGCGGCATAGCTGAAGAACCTTTTTGACCTTTGGAAAAATATTCTTCTGCCTCAAGTACTTCGGTACGTTGCAAATGTCTGATTTCAACCGCTATTTTCTCTAAAGTTGCACCTATAATAGCGATAACAGACATAAACTCAGCATGTCTGTCTCTTTGGATTACTTGTGTTGATATCGGGGCAGGTTTTAAACCCATTTTATTGCAAACATATTCTTCAACCTTGGGTGAAAGATGTTCGAAAGTTCCGACTGCACCGGAAATCTGTCCGACACTTATTGTTTCAACAGCACTGTTTAGTCTTTCAATATTTCTTTTTGTTTCTTCGTACCATAAAGCAAACTTTAATCCCATTGTTGTAGCTTCAGCGTGTATTCCGTGAGATCTGCCGACACAGATAGTATTTTTATGTTCTAATGCTCTTTTCTTTAATGTAGATTTCAAATCAGATAATCTGGTTAATAGTAAATTGCCTGCTACTTTCATTTGATAAGAAAGTGTTGTGTCAAGAATATCGGAAGAAGTCATACCATAGTGAATGTGTCTTGATTCAGGTCCAACATATTCGGCAACATTAGTCAGAAAAGCTATTACATCATGCTTAGTAGTCTCTTCTATTTCCAGAATCCGTTTTACATCAAAGTTAGCTTTAGTTTTAATCACATTAACATCTTCAGCAGGAATTTCGCCCAATTGAGCACGAGCTTCACAAGCATATATTTCAATATTAAGCCAAGTTTCAAATTTAAATTTGTCATCCCATATTTTTCCCATTTCAGGAAGAGTATATCTTTCAATCATTATTTTTTATCCAGTTTCATTTTTTTTGTTAACTCCGAGTTATCTCTGATTATCTTAACAGAAATTTCCTGTCCGGCTCTGAATTCCTGAAACACTCCAAAAATTGTCTGCTCATTATTAATCTTGTAACCTTCAATTTCTACAATAATATCGCCTGTTTTCAATCCTGCTCTATCAGCAGGGGTATTAGCGATAACTTTTGTAATTATTACTCCTTTAGTGTTTTTAAGATCATAATAATTAGCTATGCCTGCATCGATAGATTGAATGCTCATACCTATCTGAAAATCCCTATCAATCTTACCGCTGGTTTTAAGTTCAGTAACAATTCGTTTAACTTTATCTATTGGGATTGCGAATCCAAGTCCAATATTACCTTGATTGCCGCCGGCAGTATAAATTAAAGTATTCATTCCAATTACCTGACCAATTGAATTTACTAATGCACCGCCGCTGTTACCTCCGTTTATTGCAGCATCTGTTTGAATCATATTTAAATAATATCTGTCATTTATCGGCTCAAGGTTCATCCCAATTGCGGAGATAACTCCAAGTGTTACTGTAGGTTTATCGTTTAGTTCAAACAAACCGAAAGGATTACCTAATGCAATAACCCATTCACCGATTATTAAATCGTTTGATGAACCCAATTCGACATAAGGTAAATCTTTTCCATCAATTTTTAGCAGACAAATATCTGAAGTTGGATCGCTGCCTATAATCTCTGCTTTATGATGTGAGCCGTCAGTCATTGTAATTGTAATTTCAGCAGCATTACCTGCTACGTGATCATTTGTAACAATGTAACCATCAGGTGAGATAATATATCCTGAGCCAAGTCCCTGTACCTTTTGATTATAATTACCTCTGTTTCCAAAAAATTGTCTGAAAAATGGGTCATCAAAAAAAGAGCTGAAGGGATCCCTTACCTTCCTAATCTCAATAACATTGATACCAACTATTGCGGGACTAACTTTCTGAACAGTTTCAGTAATAATATTTTTTCTTGAATTAGTTATATCATCGTTAAATTTTCTTGCTAACTCTAAATTTGTTAGAGTAAGATTTCCTTTTTTCTGAATGTTAACAAAATCGTTATTTATTTTTGAATTTAGATAGATGAATGCACCTGATACACCTATTATCAGTGAAATGACTGATGATATGAAGACTTTTTTACTAATCATTTGAATTCTTATTATTTTTTTTAATTATTTCGTTTAATGGACCGATATGTTTGATGAAAACTAAAATTAATGTAACTGAAGATAACATTACTAATTCATTTACATTTTTATCAGTAATTATTGAGTATTCTATATAAAAATTATTACCGATCATTACAGTTACTAATGTTAATATAGTTGCAAAAATATTTGCTATCAAAATATCTTTTTTAATTAAATAAAAAACTAACCAGATAATTATCCATATTATTAATAGTAAAGGTGCCAGCACAAGGCTGCCGCCAGCAGCTGTTGCCAAACCGCGACCACCTTTAAAGTTAAGCCATGGATTAAAACAATGTGCAAATATGGAGAATACAAGTGTTAAACCAGCAAAAGAAAACTTGTAACCAAATAATTGTAAAATAATTAAAACAGGAATAACTCCTTTCAGAAAATCAACAACAAAAACTAAAATACCCAGCATTTTTGAGCCTGATACCTCATAGGAATTCATTGCACCAACATTGCCGGTTCCGCTTTTTGTTACATCAATACCTTTTGCTTTCTTTAGAACAATATATGCTGTAGGAATTGACCCGAATAAATAGCCTAATAGACTGCTGATAAAGTAATCCAACAATAAACCTATAATTGTGTTGTTTAAAGATAATTATTTTTCTGTAGTGAAATAAAGAGGGAAAATAAATCAATAGGAAGCTATATTATGATCTTCACTTATAAGATTACCGGATTTATCTCTTAGGTTACTAATAATGACTTTGTATTTACAGTTTGGAATATGTTTTTCTGTAAATAAAACAACCGCTGAATCACCGGGTACAACTCCAATTTTGAAAATTCTAACGGGAGTATTATCATCTCTAAAAATAGTGTAATTGGAAATATCAAAAATACCATCTCTGGACATCGGCTCACTGAACCTAAGCAAAACTTTTGAAGTATCAGCAACAGACTGGGGATAAACCTCGCAAAAGAATCCGGTTGCAAAAATGATGATAATTAATAAAAGTGTTTTAAGCATTTTGAAATAGTTTTGATATAATATCTCACCACTTGTATGCCAGATTAAAACCTACAGAAAATTTGTTTTAAAATAAATTGAGATAGAAAATTGAGTCTCAAAAAAAGAACAATCAGATAGATGTTTCAAAAGTAGAGAAAGAGAATTGAATATTGAGGCGCCGGTCGGATTCGAACCGACGAATAAAGGTTTTGCAGACCTTCCCCTTAAGCCACTTGGGTACAGCGCCATCATTATAAAAATAAAAATCCACCTAAGTGGATTTTGAGCGGGAAACGGGACTCGAACCCGCGACATCAACCTTGGCAAGGTTGCGCTCTACCAACTGAGCTATTCCCGCAATTAAATTAATCAACAAATCAAAAAACGTGGGCGAAATATAATATCCAGCAGTTTATTTTGCAATATTTTAAAATAAAAGAGCCGCAATAAGCGGCTCTTTCTAAAAATGCAATTAAGAATTACTTCATCAACATCATTTTAATCGCACTAACAGCATATGATGTTTCCAGCTTGCAGATATAAATTCCACTTGGTAATGATGCAGCATCAAAAGTTGCGTTAAATGTTCCCGAAGTCATATACTCATTCTTTAGTACTGAAACTTCTTCACCTAACATATTATAAACTGCCAATTTAACTAATGATGGTTCTGTAATAGAGTATTTAATATTTGTTGTTGGGTTGAAGGGATTTGGATAATTTTGTGCAACTCCAAATATAGTCGGGGCATTAACTTCAACAAATATTTCATCACTGTATTCAAAAGCTCCGCTAAAATCAACCTGTTTTAGTCTGTATGAATAATTTCCGTCAACTAAATCTACATCTGTATATGAATAGTGAGTTCTTTTGGTAGTTGTGCCTGCACCTTGAACTATTCCAATTGTAATAAACTGATCATCAGCAAATTTTCTCTGAATTTCAAATCCATTATTATTTAATTCAGATTCAGTAGTCCAGTTTAGTGTTACTGTGTTTTTGTTAACATTAGCTGTAAAAGCTGAAAGTTCGACCGGAACAACATTGAGATCTTCTACTGCATAATCGTCGATAAACATTTGGCAATTAGCATTATCACCAAAGAAATCACTTGCGTGTAAAGTTTTTGGCGTTACTGTACCATTTGCACCAAGAGACCATTGCCAACTAAGAACTGAATTTCCATTAATTGTTATTATACCAAGATCAGCATCCAGGTCAACATTAACCTCTACAGGAAACCAGGTTGCTATAGGCCAGGTAAAAGTAACTGCTGTAGAAGATCCGCCAAACATTCTGCCATTTCCACCAAGATCAAAATAGCATTCCATTGACCATTTAGTATTATTACCATCAAAAAGAGCAAGTGTATTGAAATATCCTGATTTACCTGCAGGAATATATGCGTAAAAGCTGATTTTATATTTTCCTGTTGAATATGGTGTAGATCCAAAAGTTTTTACCAAATCATTATCCTGAATTATAACTACAGAATTTGGAGAACTGTTTGAATAAGCATTGGAAACTAACGGGTCTTGACCGGCACCACCATCCCAGGTTGTCCAGAATGAAGGGTTCTGAGCAGCTAATCCTGTTCCGGCAGTGTAGGAATCAAAATTATCGGCAAACAGAATTGAAGAAGAAACCGGAGAATCCTCAACAACTCCACGAATATTCCAATTATAATTTAAGCCAAAACCTGATAGATGTTCCCATACTCCAGTATCATTTACCCAATCACCATCCGGGTTTCCCGGTCCTGCATCGCATCCAAAAGGATAATTTGCTCCAGTTGAATCAGCAACTTCTAAACATATCCATAAATCATTACCTGTAATTGGAATATAAGTGCTTAATTCAATTTCGTTCCATCCTGGCATGGTTAAAGATGATAAATTCAAAGGCTGATCCAATAAAAGTGCACCAGGAGCGGATGATGTACCGGTATCATAAATTTTTATTGTTAAACCTGTAGCAGCTTGAGCATAATAAAATTGAACAAATTGCAGTTCACCACTACTTAAAGGACCTAAGATTGCGGTAGTGAATCTTGCGCCGCCAATAAAAGTCGTTCCTCCATCGCCAATTGCATTTGAATTATTGCCATCATAATTAATTGTTACAAGCGTTTCAGATACATTTGGAGATCCGCCCGGCTTTGTGTTCTGAAGAACTGAAAAATTTTGTGCAAAAGAAAAAGCAGAAAAGCATAATAAGAGGAAAAAGGTATTTAACTTTTTCATAAGTACTCCATGGTTATGTTAGTTGATATAGTTATTTAAAAGATTGAAATAGTTTCTTCTAAAAAGATGTAAATTATTTTAATTTCTGATTGATATTAAATAATTTAAAAACAAACATCAAGAATTTTTAAATATTATTTTCTTACTCCATGAATAAATCCCCTATAGGGTAAAGAATGTTGAACAGTAATAAATGCTTTGGGATCTATTGATTCTATCAGCGAGATTACTTTTTTCTGATTTTTTCTCTGAACAATTACAACTAATAAAGATACATCACCGGATACACCTGTAGCAGGAAGCTGAGTAACACCGTATTTTTCTTTTCGCAGAATATCTGCAATTTTTTCAGATGCGATTTTGGAAATGATATTAAGCTGGGCAAATCCTAATCCAATTTTTTGTTCAAGAGTAATTCCAAGAATATTTCCAAGTCCAAATCCAATAGAATAACCAAAGAGATTTAAGACCTGATCAAGATTTTGAAATATATATCTGATTGCAAAAACCCATATTAATACTTCTATTGTACCGGCAAGTCCTGCAAGATATTTACGCCCCTGAACAACAAGTATTGTACGCATTGTACCGATTGAGACATCACAAATACGCATCAGCATTATTAAAAGCGCACCGAAAACTGATTCTAACATTATAACCGTATTATTGTTATTGTATTAAGTTACTTTTACAAAAAGTTTTATCTTTGCTTTGTAAATCTAAAAAAAAACTTGGTTAAAATGTTTAAAGTTCAACGTGAAGAATTAGTAGATGAATTGACAAAAAAAGGAATTTCTGATTTAGCAGTAATTAAAGCAATTGGAAGTGTTGAAAGAGAAAAGTTCATCCCAAAGACTATGCGTCATTTTGCATATAAAGATGTAGCATTGCCGATTGGATATGAACAAACAATATCTCAACCATATACTGTAGCTTTTATGACTCAATTATTGAAAATTAAAAAACCTGGTTTAAAAGTTCTGGAAATTGGAACTGGTTCAGGCTATCAGGCTGCAATTTTGGATGAAATGGGATGTGATGTTTATAGTATTGAAAGGAATATGGATTTACATCATCGGGCTGCGAAACTTTTTGATAAACTGGGAATAAGAGTTCATGCAAAATATGGTGATGGAACGATTGGCTGGACAGAGTTTGCACCTTTTGATGGAATAATTGTTACTGCCGGCTCACCAACCGTACCGCAAAAATTAAAAGATCAGTTAAGTATTGGAGGCAGGATGGTTATTCCTGTTGGTGATCGTGTTTCACAAAAACTATATCTTTTGATAAAAAAATCTGATACCGAATTTGATTCTGAAGTAATTCCTGAATTTGCTTTTGTTCCTTTGATTGGACGAGAAGGTTGGAAAGTGTAATTGTAATAGTTGGACCAACTTGTTCCGGGAAAACTAAATTAAGTTTAAAACTTGCTGAACTAATCAATTCAGAGATAATCTCTGCTGATAGCAGACAGATTTTTAAACTTCTTGATATTGGAACTGCAAAGCCTGCAAGGGTAGAATTAAATAGAGTTAAACATCATTTAATTGATAAAATAAATCCTGATCAGGATTATAATGCAAGCAAATTTGCTGTAGATGCCGTTGAGATAATTAAAAAACTTCTTGAGAGAAAGAAGATTCCAATCGTAGTCGGCGGATCAGGATTATATATAAAAGCATTGATTGATGGAATAGCTGATTCTGCTGATACAAATTCTGAATTGAGAGCAGAATTACTTGCACTTCGAAATAAAAAAGGAAATGAGTATCTGTATAACGAGCTGAAAAAAGTTGATAT is a window of Ignavibacterium sp. DNA encoding:
- the purB gene encoding adenylosuccinate lyase, coding for MIERYTLPEMGKIWDDKFKFETWLNIEIYACEARAQLGEIPAEDVNVIKTKANFDVKRILEIEETTKHDVIAFLTNVAEYVGPESRHIHYGMTSSDILDTTLSYQMKVAGNLLLTRLSDLKSTLKKRALEHKNTICVGRSHGIHAEATTMGLKFALWYEETKRNIERLNSAVETISVGQISGAVGTFEHLSPKVEEYVCNKMGLKPAPISTQVIQRDRHAEFMSVIAIIGATLEKIAVEIRHLQRTEVLEAEEYFSKGQKGSSAMPHKRNPIISERITGLARILRSNSIAALENIPLWHERDISHSSVERIIIPDSCIALDYMLDLMIRLISNLIIYPENMIKNLNLTRGLIYSQTVLLKLVSKGISREDAYKLVQDCAMKVWQDQSLNLRDELLKSDNIKNVISESEIAGIFESKNMLKNVDYIFNRTIYKDEL
- a CDS encoding trypsin-like peptidase domain-containing protein; its protein translation is MISKKVFISSVISLIIGVSGAFIYLNSKINNDFVNIQKKGNLTLTNLELARKFNDDITNSRKNIITETVQKVSPAIVGINVIEIRKVRDPFSSFFDDPFFRQFFGNRGNYNQKVQGLGSGYIISPDGYIVTNDHVAGNAAEITITMTDGSHHKAEIIGSDPTSDICLLKIDGKDLPYVELGSSNDLIIGEWVIALGNPFGLFELNDKPTVTLGVISAIGMNLEPINDRYYLNMIQTDAAINGGNSGGALVNSIGQVIGMNTLIYTAGGNQGNIGLGFAIPIDKVKRIVTELKTSGKIDRDFQIGMSIQSIDAGIANYYDLKNTKGVIITKVIANTPADRAGLKTGDIIVEIEGYKINNEQTIFGVFQEFRAGQEISVKIIRDNSELTKKMKLDKK
- a CDS encoding glycerol-3-phosphate acyltransferase — protein: MDYFISSLLGYLFGSIPTAYIVLKKAKGIDVTKSGTGNVGAMNSYEVSGSKMLGILVFVVDFLKGVIPVLIILQLFGYKFSFAGLTLVFSIFAHCFNPWLNFKGGRGLATAAGGSLVLAPLLLIIWIIIWLVFYLIKKDILIANIFATILTLVTVMIGNNFYIEYSIITDKNVNELVMLSSVTLILVFIKHIGPLNEIIKKNNKNSND
- a CDS encoding Ig-like domain-containing protein; translated protein: MLKTLLLIIIIFATGFFCEVYPQSVADTSKVLLRFSEPMSRDGIFDISNYTIFRDDNTPVRIFKIGVVPGDSAVVLFTEKHIPNCKYKVIISNLRDKSGNLISEDHNIASY
- a CDS encoding T9SS type A sorting domain-containing protein — translated: MKKLNTFFLLLCFSAFSFAQNFSVLQNTKPGGSPNVSETLVTINYDGNNSNAIGDGGTTFIGGARFTTAILGPLSSGELQFVQFYYAQAATGLTIKIYDTGTSSAPGALLLDQPLNLSSLTMPGWNEIELSTYIPITGNDLWICLEVADSTGANYPFGCDAGPGNPDGDWVNDTGVWEHLSGFGLNYNWNIRGVVEDSPVSSSILFADNFDSYTAGTGLAAQNPSFWTTWDGGAGQDPLVSNAYSNSSPNSVVIIQDNDLVKTFGSTPYSTGKYKISFYAYIPAGKSGYFNTLALFDGNNTKWSMECYFDLGGNGRMFGGSSTAVTFTWPIATWFPVEVNVDLDADLGIITINGNSVLSWQWSLGANGTVTPKTLHASDFFGDNANCQMFIDDYAVEDLNVVPVELSAFTANVNKNTVTLNWTTESELNNNGFEIQRKFADDQFITIGIVQGAGTTTKRTHYSYTDVDLVDGNYSYRLKQVDFSGAFEYSDEIFVEVNAPTIFGVAQNYPNPFNPTTNIKYSITEPSLVKLAVYNMLGEEVSVLKNEYMTSGTFNATFDAASLPSGIYICKLETSYAVSAIKMMLMK
- a CDS encoding DUF5698 domain-containing protein → MLESVFGALLIMLMRICDVSIGTMRTILVVQGRKYLAGLAGTIEVLIWVFAIRYIFQNLDQVLNLFGYSIGFGLGNILGITLEQKIGLGFAQLNIISKIASEKIADILRKEKYGVTQLPATGVSGDVSLLVVIVQRKNQKKVISLIESIDPKAFITVQHSLPYRGFIHGVRK
- a CDS encoding protein-L-isoaspartate(D-aspartate) O-methyltransferase — its product is MFKVQREELVDELTKKGISDLAVIKAIGSVEREKFIPKTMRHFAYKDVALPIGYEQTISQPYTVAFMTQLLKIKKPGLKVLEIGTGSGYQAAILDEMGCDVYSIERNMDLHHRAAKLFDKLGIRVHAKYGDGTIGWTEFAPFDGIIVTAGSPTVPQKLKDQLSIGGRMVIPVGDRVSQKLYLLIKKSDTEFDSEVIPEFAFVPLIGREGWKV